One Helianthus annuus cultivar XRQ/B chromosome 12, HanXRQr2.0-SUNRISE, whole genome shotgun sequence genomic region harbors:
- the LOC110920312 gene encoding uncharacterized protein LOC110920312, producing the protein MDSIASWNIRGLNQPLKQKEVRMLLSENRLAVCAILESHVDVTNLAKVCKAVFRNWAWTSNGDVCDRGTRIIIGWNMDVVDLMVLSLEDQVIHTQICPKNGNNPFFSSFVYAKNSYQERRCLWENLCMHKSLCHDKPWVVMGDFNSALHVEGSLYGPSTSSIGMREFHDCVQYTELVDIKGHGLHYTWNQKPKKGIGLLKKIDQVMGNLKFIEMFPEAFVRYHPFRISDHTPCILKMANSVKVKQKPFKFANFLTSKPEFRLFVEQEWTKRVQGVTMFSVTKKLRNLKPFMRKILFKQGNLHEKVLELRKQLDDIQKQIDVNPLDVGLREKEVECLNQFKTASYDEECFFKTKV; encoded by the coding sequence atggatagtataGCTTCGTGGAATATAAGGGGTTTGAACCAGCCCCTGAAACAAAAGGAGGTTCGTATGCTTTTGTCTGAAAATCGGTTAGCTGTTTGTGCTATTCTAGAGTCTCATGTGGATGTTACAAACCTAGCTAAGGTGTGTAAAGCTGTTTTTCGTAATTGGGCTTGGACGTCGAATGGTGATGTGTGTGATCGTGGTACTAGAATCATCATAGGATGGAACATGGATGTTGTGGATCTCATGGTCTTATCTCTAGAGGACCAAGTTATCCATACACAAATATGTCCTAAAAATGGTAATAATCCTTTTTTCAGCTCCTTTGTCTATGCTAAGAATTCTTATCAGGAGAGAAGATGCTTATGGGAAAATCTATGTATGCATAAAAGCCTTTGCCATGATAAGCCTTGGGTAGTCATGGGGGATTTTAATTCGGCCCTCCATGTGGAAGGTTCTTTGTATGGTCCTTCTACGAGTTCCATTGGCATGAGAGAGTTCCATGATTGTGTTCAGTATACGGAACTCGTTGATATTAAGGGTCATGGGTTGCACTATACGTGGAATCAGAAACCAAAGAAGGGAATTGGCTTGTTAAAAAAGATAGATCAGGTTATGGGTAACTTGAAATTCATAGAGATGTTTCCGGAAGCTTTTGTTCGTTATCATCCGTTTAGAATATCGGATCATACTCCATGCATTCTCAAGATGGCGAACTCGGTCAAGGTGAAGCAGAAACCGTTCAAGTTTGCAAACTTTCTTACTTCCAAACCGGAATTCAGGTTGTTTGTGGAGCAGGAGTGGACGAAAAGGGTTCAGGGAGTCACAATGTTTTCGGTAACTAAGAAGCTTCGAAATCTGAAACCTTTTATGCGGAAAATTTTGTTCAAACAAGGTAATCTGCATGAAAAAGTTTTGGAGCTTAGGAAACAGTTGGACGATATTCAGAAGCAAATTGATGTTAATCCGTTAGATGTCGGCTTGAGAGAGAAGGAAGTCGAGTGTCTTAACCAGTTCAAAACGGCTTCTTATGATGAAGAatgtttttttaaaacaaaagtctAA